A genome region from Populus alba chromosome 3, ASM523922v2, whole genome shotgun sequence includes the following:
- the LOC118062840 gene encoding UDP-N-acetylglucosamine diphosphorylase 2, whose protein sequence is MREPIETNNGSPPPLPPQALLERLKDYGQEDAFALWDELSTEERELLVKDIESLDLPRLDRIIRCSLRSQGLPAAAIETVPENTVSTVEDRTIEERERWWKMGLKAISDGKLAVVLLSGGQGTRLGSSDPKGCFNIGLPSGKSLFQLQAERILCVQRLAAQALSEGSGSSVSIHWYIMTSPFTHDSTRFFFENHKYFGLEADQVTFFQQGTIPCVSKDGRFIMETPFRVAKAPGGNGGVYSALKYSKLLEDMASRGIKYVDCYGVDNALVRVADPAFLGYFIDKGVAAAAKVVRKAYPQEKVGVFVRQGKGGPLTVVEYSELDQSLASAVNQQTGRLRFCWSNVCLHMFSLDFLNQVANGLEKDSIYHLAEKRIPSIHGDTMGLKLEQFIFDAFPYAPSTALFEVPREEEFAPVKNANGSNFDTPESARLLVLRLHTRWVVAAGGFLTHSVPLYATGVEVSPLCSYAGENLEAICRGRTFHAPCEITF, encoded by the exons ATGAGGGAACCTATTGAAACCAACAACGGATCACCTCCACCACTACCTCCACAAGCGTTGCTCGAGAGGCTTAAAGATTATGGCCAGGAAGACGCTTTTGCCCTCTGGGACGAGCTCTCTACTGAAGAGCGAGAACTCCTTGTCAAGGACATCGAG AGCTTAGATCTTCCAAGGTTGGATCGGATAATTCGATGTTCGCTTCGATCTCAAG GGCTACCGGCGGCGGCAATTGAGACGGTTCCGGAGAATACCGTGTCGACGGTAGAAGATAGAACGatagaagaaagagagagatggtGGAAGATGGGATTGAAAGCAATCTCTGATGGCAAATTGGCTGTTGTGCTATTATCTGGTGGCCAG GGGACAAGGCTTGGAAGTTCAGATCCAAAAGGATGTTTCA ATATAGGTCTTCCATCTGGCAAATCACTCTTTCAACTTCAAGCTGAGCGAATTTTGTGTGTCCAAAGACTAGCAGCCCAAGCTTTAAGTGAAG GTTCTGGAAGCTCAGTTTCAATACATTGGTACATAATGACCAGCCCGTTTACTCATGATTCCAcacgatttttttttgaaaatcacaaGTACTTTGGCCTTGAAGCAGATCAG GTTACCTTCTTCCAGCAAGGCACCATACCTTGTGTTTCCAAGGATGGCAGATTTATCATGGAGACTCCATTTAGG gtaGCTAAGGCTCCGGGTGGGAATGGAGGAGTATATTCag CGCtgaaatattcaaaattattagAGGATATggcctcaagagggatcaagtACGTGGACTGCTATGGGGTTGACAACGCACTG GTACGTGTAGCTGATCCAGCTTTTTTGGGATATTTCATTGATAAAGGTGTAGCAGCTGCAGCAAAAGTTGTTCGTAAG GCATACCCCCAAGAAAAGGTTGGTGTTTTTGTAAGGCAAGGTAAAGGTGGACCTCTTACTGTGGTTGAATACAGTGAGCTGGATCAGTCACTGGCTTCTGCAGTCAATCAACAAACTGGACGCCTTCGTTTTTGTTGGAGTAAT GTGTGCTTGCACATGTTCTCTTTGGATTTTCTAAACCAAGTGGCAAATGGCCTTGAGAAAGACAGCAT TTACCATCTAGCTGAGAAAAGAATTCCTTCTATTCATGGTGATACGATGGGATTAAAACTAGAGCAATTCATATTCGATGCATTCCCATATGCTCCTTCAACTGCTCTTTTTGAG GTACCACGTGAAGAAGAATTTGCACCTGTAAAAAATGCCAATGGGTCAAATTTTGACACTCCTGAGAGTGCTCGGCTGCTTGTTCTTCGACTGCATACTCGCTGGGTGGTTGCAGCAGGTGGCTTCTTAACACATTCGGTGCCTTTATATGCAACTG GTGTGGAGGTATCACCACTTTGCTCCTATGCTGGTGAAAATCTAGAAGCCATATGCCGGGGAAGAACATTTCACGCACCTTGTGAGATTACATTCTAG
- the LOC118062881 gene encoding uncharacterized protein, whose translation MSLISRLRHCLPNGFSTKPTIPPLMPLNFNAVLSRGFAEAARKVEVEEEEEVEIDQRRLPTDYDPATFDPTEHRSPPTERVFKLVEDIAGLTLMEISELGTIIMKRMKMTEPPTIGVLKGGAAGLAGMAMKAPAAAAAKEEKKAEKTVFELKLESFEAASKIKVIKEVRSFTDLGLKEAKDLVEKTPAVLKKGVSKEEGEQIIEKMKAIGAKVVLE comes from the coding sequence ATGAGCTTGATTTCAAGATTAAGGCATTGTTTACCCAATGGGTTTTCTACAAAACCCACGATCCCTCCTTTAATGCCATTGAATTTCAATGCTGTGCTATCTCGGGGTTTTGCTGAAGCTGCTAGGAAAGTTGAggtggaagaggaagaagaggtgGAAATTGATCAGAGGAGGCTCCCAACTGATTATGATCCGGCTACTTTTGATCCTACAGAGCATCGGAGTCCTCCAACAGAGCGTGTTTTCAAGCTTGTTGAGGACATTGCAGGGCTTACGTTGATGGAAATCTCTGAACTGGGAACCATTATAAtgaaaaggatgaaaatgacAGAACCACCAACTATTGGGGTTTTGAAGGGTGGTGCTGCTGGATTAGCTGGAATGGCAATGAAGGCaccagctgctgctgctgctaaagaagagaagaaagctGAGAAGACtgtttttgaattgaaattggAGTCCTTTGAAGCAGCTTCAAAGATTAAGGTAATTAAGGAGGTTAGGAGTTTTACTGATTTGGGCCTTAAGGAAGCGAAGGACTTGGTGGAGAAGACACCAGCAGTGTTGAAAAAAGGAGTATCAAAGGAAGAAGGTGAGCAAATAATTGAGAAGATGAAAGCTATTGGGGCCAAAGTCGTGCTGGAATGA
- the LOC118062877 gene encoding organelle RRM domain-containing protein 1, chloroplastic has product MEVMMMMSQTRPLSTVSIPIPSLANAVSQRNFKNPKTLKLRASISNPNFPLASRIMVTNIGHSISESTLQEEFSNFGEIAEVKLVKDETIKRSKPYAFIQYTSQDDAILALENMDRKTLDGRLIFVDLAKPGKDRFRGHMKTCGPPKKQQVQDTQDEVADCWY; this is encoded by the exons ATGGAGGTTATGATGATGATGTCTCAAACAAGACCGCTTTCAACTGTCTCTATCCCCATACCCTCTTTGGCAAACGCAGTATCTCAAAGAAATTTCAAGAACCCAAAAACTTTGAAACTCAGGGCATCAATTTCCAACCCCAATTTTCCTCTTGCAAGCAGAATTATGGTTACAA ATATAGGACATTCTATTAGTGAATCTACTTTGCAAGaggaattttcaaattttggtgAAATAGCTGAAG TGAAGCTTGTGAAGGATGAAACCATTAAAAGGTCCAAACCATATGCATTCATTCAATACACTTCTCAGGATGATGCCATCCTTGCCCTGGAAAATATGGACCGTAAG ACTCTTGATGGCAGGTTAATTTTTGTTGATCTTGCCAAACCTGGGAAAGACCGGTTTAGAGGACACATGAAAACTTGTGGACCTCCGAAGAAGCAGCAGGTGCAGGACACGCAAGATGAGGTTGCAGATTGCTGGTACTGA
- the LOC118062834 gene encoding choline-phosphate cytidylyltransferase 1 isoform X2 — MEEDKAKKSSRLVEAAKEGEEERPVRVYADGIYDLFHFGHARSLEQAKKLFPNTYLVVGCCNDEVTHKYKGKTVMTDQERYESLRHCRWVDEVIPDAPWVITQEFLDKHRIDYVAHDSLPYTDASGAGKDVYEFVKSVGRFKETKRTDGISTSDVIMRIVKDYNEYVMRNLARGYTRKDLGVSYVKEKRLRVNMGFKKLREKVKKQQEIVGEKIQVVAKTACVHRNEWVENADRLVAGFLEMFEERCHKMRTQALRS, encoded by the exons atgGAGGAAGATAAGGCGAAGAAGAGCTCGAGGCTAGTAGAGGCGGCAAAGGAGGGGGAGGAGGAGAGGCCAGTACGAGTATATGCAGACGGCATCTACGATCTCTTCCACTTTGGCCATGCCCGTTCTCTCGAGCAAGCCAAGAAACT attCCCAAACACGTATTTGGTGGTTGGATGCTGCAATGATGAAGTAACTCACAAATACAAGGGTAAAACTGTGATGACTGATCAAGAACGCTACGAGTCTCTTCGCCATTGCAG GTGGGTTGATGAAGTTATCCCTGATGCACCATGGGTTATCACACAAGAGTTTCTCGACAAACATAGGATCGACTACGTGGCTCATGACTCTCTTCC TTATACTGATGCAAGTGGGGCTGGAAAGGATGTCTATGAATTT GTCAAGTCTGTTGGGAGATTTAAGGAAACAAAGCGGACTGATGGGATCTCCACATCAGATGTTATAATGAGGATAGTTAAAGATTATAATGAGTATGTGATGCGTAATTTGGCACGTGGATATACAAGAAAAGATTTGGGTGTCAGCTATGTGAAG GAAAAGCGGCTGAGAGTTAACATGGGGTTTAAAAAGTTGCGTGAGAAAGTGAAGAAACAGCAAGAGATAGTCGGGGAAAAG ATACAAGTAGTCGCTAAAACAGCCTGTGTGCATCGGAATGAGTGGGTGGAGAATGCTGATAGATTGGTCGCTGGATTTCTTGAAATGTTTGAAGAACGCTGTCATAAAATG AGGACTCAAGCTCTACGTTCTTGA
- the LOC118062834 gene encoding choline-phosphate cytidylyltransferase 1 isoform X1, which produces MEEDKAKKSSRLVEAAKEGEEERPVRVYADGIYDLFHFGHARSLEQAKKLFPNTYLVVGCCNDEVTHKYKGKTVMTDQERYESLRHCRWVDEVIPDAPWVITQEFLDKHRIDYVAHDSLPYTDASGAGKDVYEFVKSVGRFKETKRTDGISTSDVIMRIVKDYNEYVMRNLARGYTRKDLGVSYVKEKRLRVNMGFKKLREKVKKQQEIVGEKIQVVAKTACVHRNEWVENADRLVAGFLEMFEERCHKMGTNIRERIQEKLTKQKLIGLIYDRYHGDGDNDQYYYDDDTEEEYSD; this is translated from the exons atgGAGGAAGATAAGGCGAAGAAGAGCTCGAGGCTAGTAGAGGCGGCAAAGGAGGGGGAGGAGGAGAGGCCAGTACGAGTATATGCAGACGGCATCTACGATCTCTTCCACTTTGGCCATGCCCGTTCTCTCGAGCAAGCCAAGAAACT attCCCAAACACGTATTTGGTGGTTGGATGCTGCAATGATGAAGTAACTCACAAATACAAGGGTAAAACTGTGATGACTGATCAAGAACGCTACGAGTCTCTTCGCCATTGCAG GTGGGTTGATGAAGTTATCCCTGATGCACCATGGGTTATCACACAAGAGTTTCTCGACAAACATAGGATCGACTACGTGGCTCATGACTCTCTTCC TTATACTGATGCAAGTGGGGCTGGAAAGGATGTCTATGAATTT GTCAAGTCTGTTGGGAGATTTAAGGAAACAAAGCGGACTGATGGGATCTCCACATCAGATGTTATAATGAGGATAGTTAAAGATTATAATGAGTATGTGATGCGTAATTTGGCACGTGGATATACAAGAAAAGATTTGGGTGTCAGCTATGTGAAG GAAAAGCGGCTGAGAGTTAACATGGGGTTTAAAAAGTTGCGTGAGAAAGTGAAGAAACAGCAAGAGATAGTCGGGGAAAAG ATACAAGTAGTCGCTAAAACAGCCTGTGTGCATCGGAATGAGTGGGTGGAGAATGCTGATAGATTGGTCGCTGGATTTCTTGAAATGTTTGAAGAACGCTGTCATAAAATG GGAACAAATATCAGAGAGCGAATTCAAGAGAAACTGACGAAGCAGAAGTTAATAGGGCTTATATATGATAGATACCATGGTGATGGTGATAATGATCAGTACTACTACGATGATGACACAGAAGAAGAATACAGTGACTAG